A section of the Candidatus Thioglobus autotrophicus genome encodes:
- a CDS encoding tetratricopeptide repeat protein, with protein MKMLLLLLLPFSAQAGLFDFLSIYQANRAYESQDYKVAGEKFGTIDQDSARLNQANSLYKQGLYKQSLKKYQSVKQENLTFERLYNSGNAYAKSGQINQAIDSYESALKLKQDQDAVFNLELLKKQKRRRVKNKEDDNKKHNKQKNKSQKNKSKEKSTNKQQQREKLDSIKQQRWEKSLNKKLRTLMIPLNQPNEDNEQNPW; from the coding sequence ATGAAGATGCTTCTCTTGCTTCTTCTACCTTTTAGCGCACAGGCGGGCTTATTTGACTTCTTGAGCATTTATCAAGCAAATCGAGCCTATGAAAGTCAAGACTATAAAGTTGCGGGTGAAAAATTTGGCACCATTGATCAAGATAGTGCGCGCCTAAATCAAGCAAATAGCCTATACAAACAAGGGCTTTACAAGCAATCATTGAAAAAATATCAAAGCGTTAAACAAGAAAATTTGACCTTTGAGCGCTTGTACAACTCTGGCAATGCCTACGCCAAATCAGGGCAAATTAATCAAGCGATTGACAGCTACGAGTCTGCTTTAAAATTAAAACAAGATCAAGATGCAGTGTTTAATCTAGAGTTGTTAAAAAAGCAAAAAAGACGTCGTGTTAAAAACAAAGAAGACGACAATAAAAAACACAACAAACAGAAAAACAAGTCTCAAAAAAACAAATCTAAGGAAAAATCAACCAACAAACAGCAACAACGAGAGAAACTCGACAGCATCAAACAACAGCGCTGGGAAAAATCCTTAAACAAAAAGCTTAGAACATTAATGATTCCACTTAACCAACCAAATGAAGATAATGAACAAAATCCTTGGTAA